A genomic region of Miscanthus floridulus cultivar M001 chromosome 3, ASM1932011v1, whole genome shotgun sequence contains the following coding sequences:
- the LOC136546354 gene encoding F-box protein At1g10780-like: MSGILPRFKFQTHPLPLLTSSPSIYTTIPSPSVLGPAFRRALRMEWDGEVGMNSVPDGVVQHILSMLSNARDVAACACVCRRWRDCVPYLPALFFPRNAFDAAAAARGAADDVIGRMVASVARLRELVIYCPFSMARLPAWLAARSATLRVLELRMDAAADKVAEGGHLDCIGLASNLEVLRLWGVSLTAAPAWGRMERLRVLEVVGAPLRDSAVRDAIAACPNLTDLSLLGCDCSGTVAIDLQLLQRCRLDILGAGNCSLLLTAPRLESLEIQGFTWITLCGGHSLRRLSIAKSTGRVHKVDTGNLPDLDHLSLRGVQWDWAAVSSVLQCASEVKHLVMKIEFCGDLDALQPFPEVDLVDFFDSHPKLRKVEIHGAMFAALCQKNSLKNLNSRFLIPCLEEVLITVRSPLNAEQKLNTLESLVKYSVKLRTMVIRISQMKNCHEAADEFFEEICKFKYMNYRKVRIE; encoded by the exons ATGAGCGGGATCCTCCCCCGTTTCAAATTTCAAACCCACCCACTCCCACTCCTCACGAGCTCTCCCAGTATCTATACAACTATCCCATCCCCGTCCGTGCTGGGGCCTGCCTTTCGTCGAGCGCTGCGGATGGAATGGGACGGCGAGGTCGGCATGAACTCCGTCCCGGACGGCGTCGTGCAGCACATCCTGTCGATGCTCAGCAACGCCCGCGACGTGGCCGCCTGCGCCTGCGTCTGCCGCCGCTGGCGCGACTGCGTCCCCTACCTACCCGCGCTCTTCTTCCCGCGGAACGCCTTCGACGCGGCCGCCGCGGCAAGGGGCGCCGCGGACGACGTCATCGGCCGGATGGTGGCCTCCGTCGCGCGCCTCAGGGAGCTGGTCATCTACTGCCCCTTCTCCATGGCGCGCCTCCCGGCCTGGCTCGCCGCGCGGAGCGCCACGCTCCGGGTGCTCGAGCTGCGGATGGACGCCGCCGCCGACAAGGTCGCGGAGGGTGGGCACCTCGACTGCATCGGCCTGGCTTCGAACCTGGAGGTGCTCAGGCTCTGGGGAGTGTCTCTCACGGCCGCGCCCGCGTGGGGCCGGATGGAGCGGCTCCGCGTGCTGGAGGTTGTCGGTGCGCCGCTGCGGGATAGCGCCGTGAGGGACGCCATCGCCGCGTGCCCCAACCTCACCGATCTGTCTCTGCTTGGCTGCGACTGCTCCGGCACGGTGGCTATCGACCTTCAACTGCTCCAGCGGTGCCGGCTCGACATCCTCGGCGCCGGCAACTGCTCGCTGTTGCTCACCGCGCCTCGCCTGGAGTCGCTCGAGATCCAGGGCTTCACCTGGATCACTCTGTGTGGTGGCCACAGCCTCCGCCGCCTCTCAATTGCCAAGAGCACCG GGAGGGTTCACAAGGTGGACACTGGGAATCTCCCAGATCTGGATCACCTCTCGCTGCGCGGTGTCCAGTGGGACTGGGCCGCAGTGAGCTCGGTGCTGCAGTGCGCTAGCGAGGTGAAGCATCTAGTGATGAAGATAGAGTTCTGTGGAGACTTGGACGCACTCCAGCCGTTCCCGGAAGTCGATTTGGTTGACTTCTTCGACAGCCACCCCAAGCTCCGCAAAGTTGAGATCCATGGTGCCATGTTCGCTGCCCTGTGTCAGAAAAATAGCCTGAAAAAT TTGAATTCAAGGTTCCTCATCCCTTGTTTGGAAGAGGTTCTGATCACTGTACGCTCCCCGCTCAATGCTGAACAGAAGCTGAACACTCTCGAGTCGCTTGTGAAGTACAGTGTGAAGCTGCGGACGATGGTCATCAGAATCTCACAGATGAAGAATTGCCATGAAGCTGCTGATGAGTTCTTTGAGGAGATATGTAAGTTCAAGTACATGAACTACAGGAAAGTGCGAATTGAATAA